A region from the Bacillus sp. (in: firmicutes) genome encodes:
- a CDS encoding phosphoglycerate kinase translates to MNKKTVKDIELKGKRVFCRVDFNVPMKDGAVTDDTRIRAALPTIQYLKEQGAKVILASHLGRPKGQVVEELRLTPVAERLQELLGAPVVKVDEAYGEAVQAKIAEMNEGDVMLLENVRFYPGEEKNDPELAKAFAELADVYVNDAFGAAHRAHASTEGIAKHLPAVAGFLMEKELSVLGNALSNPERPFTAIIGGAKVKDKIGVIENLLDKVDNLIIGGGLAYTFVKAKGYEIGKSLLEEDKIELAKEFMKKAEEKGVNFYMPQDVIVADDFSETANTKAVSIEEIPADWEALDIGPKTRELYSQVINESKLVIWNGPMGVFEMDQFANGTKAVAEALAKAEGTYSVIGGGDSAAAVEKFGLADQMSHISTGGGASLEFMEGKALPGVVALDDK, encoded by the coding sequence ATGAACAAAAAAACGGTAAAAGATATTGAACTAAAAGGAAAACGAGTGTTTTGCCGCGTAGATTTTAACGTGCCGATGAAAGACGGTGCGGTTACTGACGACACACGTATTCGGGCGGCTCTACCAACCATTCAATACTTAAAAGAACAAGGGGCGAAAGTCATTTTAGCGAGCCACTTAGGACGCCCAAAAGGACAAGTTGTTGAAGAGTTACGCTTAACTCCAGTGGCTGAGCGCTTACAAGAGCTTCTTGGTGCCCCTGTAGTGAAAGTCGACGAAGCATATGGGGAAGCAGTTCAAGCGAAAATCGCTGAAATGAATGAAGGAGACGTCATGCTTTTAGAAAACGTCCGCTTCTATCCTGGTGAAGAGAAAAATGATCCAGAGTTAGCGAAAGCGTTCGCTGAGCTTGCGGATGTATATGTGAACGACGCGTTCGGTGCGGCTCACCGTGCTCATGCTTCTACTGAAGGTATTGCAAAACACCTTCCAGCTGTCGCTGGGTTCTTAATGGAAAAAGAATTAAGCGTGTTAGGAAATGCGTTATCAAATCCAGAGCGTCCATTTACAGCGATTATTGGTGGCGCCAAAGTAAAAGATAAAATTGGTGTTATTGAAAACTTATTAGACAAAGTGGACAACTTAATCATCGGCGGGGGATTAGCTTATACGTTCGTAAAAGCAAAGGGGTACGAAATCGGTAAATCCCTATTAGAAGAAGATAAAATTGAATTAGCGAAAGAATTTATGAAAAAAGCTGAAGAAAAAGGCGTTAACTTCTATATGCCTCAAGATGTGATCGTCGCTGATGATTTCTCTGAAACAGCGAACACGAAAGCGGTATCCATTGAAGAGATTCCTGCAGATTGGGAAGCGCTTGATATCGGTCCGAAAACGCGTGAACTATACAGCCAAGTGATCAATGAATCCAAACTAGTGATTTGGAACGGTCCAATGGGTGTATTTGAAATGGACCAATTCGCGAACGGAACAAAAGCAGTTGCCGAAGCGTTAGCTAAAGCAGAAGGTACGTATTCGGTTATCGGTGGTGGTGACTCCGCAGCAGCTGTTGAAAAGTTTGGCTTAGCGGATCAAATGAGCCATATTTCTACTGGTGGCGGTGCTTCTCTTGAGTTTATGGAAGGAAAAGCTTTACCAGGTGTAGTGGCATTAGATGATAAATAA
- a CDS encoding triose-phosphate isomerase, whose product MRKPIIAGNWKMHKTLSEAKAFAEEVKGLVPPKERVDSVICAPAIFLERLVEVTKEYDVEIGAQNMHFEESGAFTGEISPKALQDLGVTYVILGHSERREMFNETDDAVNKKVLAAFKYDLTPIVCVGETLEQRENGATKQVVEDQVKKALTGLTNEQAKQVVIAYEPIWAIGTGKSSTAEDANDVCAHIRQVIANNFSQQVADAVRIQYGGSVKPANIKEFLSQPDIDGALVGGASLDPKSFLQLLEAGNNE is encoded by the coding sequence ATGCGTAAACCAATTATTGCTGGTAACTGGAAGATGCACAAAACGTTAAGCGAAGCAAAAGCTTTTGCAGAAGAAGTAAAAGGTCTCGTTCCACCGAAAGAGCGTGTGGATTCTGTCATTTGTGCCCCAGCAATCTTTTTAGAGCGTCTTGTAGAAGTGACGAAAGAATATGATGTCGAAATTGGTGCACAAAACATGCACTTTGAAGAAAGCGGTGCATTTACAGGAGAAATTAGTCCGAAAGCGCTCCAAGATTTAGGTGTAACTTACGTGATTTTAGGGCATTCTGAGCGTCGTGAAATGTTTAACGAAACGGATGACGCTGTTAATAAAAAAGTATTAGCTGCATTTAAATATGATTTAACGCCGATTGTGTGCGTTGGTGAAACGTTAGAACAACGTGAAAATGGCGCAACAAAGCAAGTGGTTGAAGACCAAGTGAAAAAAGCATTAACAGGCTTAACAAACGAACAAGCTAAACAAGTCGTGATCGCTTACGAACCAATTTGGGCGATTGGTACAGGTAAGTCTTCTACAGCGGAAGACGCGAATGATGTATGTGCCCATATCCGTCAAGTGATCGCAAACAACTTTTCTCAACAAGTGGCAGATGCTGTACGAATTCAATACGGTGGCAGCGTAAAGCCAGCGAATATTAAAGAGTTCTTATCACAACCAGATATTGATGGTGCATTAGTTGGTGGAGCTAGCTTAGATCCAAAATCGTTCTTGCAACTATTGGAGGCAGGTAATAATGAGTAA